A genomic window from Gossypium hirsutum isolate 1008001.06 chromosome D10, Gossypium_hirsutum_v2.1, whole genome shotgun sequence includes:
- the LOC107914317 gene encoding caltractin has protein sequence MASLYRGASRKDKQKGRHHGLSQQKRQEIKEAFELFDTDGSGTIDAKELNVAMRALGFEMTEEQINQMIADVDKDGSGAIDFDEFVHMMTAKIGERDTKEELMKAFQIIDQDNNGKISADDVKRIAKELGEHFSEKDIQDMIEEADRDHDGEVSIEEFMRMMKKTTYGY, from the exons ATG GCTAGTCTTTACAGAGGGGCATCAAGGAAAGACAAGCAGAAGGGAAGACACCATGGATTAAGCCAACAGAAGAGGCAAGAGATTAAGGAAGCATTTGAACTGTTTGACACTGATGGCTCAG GTACCATCGATGCCAAAGAGCTGAATGTTGCCATGAG GGCTCTTGGTTTCGAAATGACAGAAGAG CAAATCAATCAAATGATTGCGGATGTTGACAAGGATGGCAGTGGTGCCATTGACTTTGATGAATTTGTTCACATGATGACTGCCAAGATCGGGGAGAGGGACACTAAAGAAGAGCTTATGAAAGCATTCCAAATCATTGATCAAGATAACAAT GGAAAGATATCTGCTGATGACGTTAAACGCATTGCAAAGGAGCTTGGTGAACACTTCTCCGAAAAAGATATTCAGGACATGATCGAAGAAGCAGACCGAGATC ACGACGGGGAGGTAAGTATTGAAGAGTTCATGAGGATGATGAAGAAAACTACATATGGCTACTAG